One region of Spiroplasma culicicola AES-1 genomic DNA includes:
- the pstB gene encoding phosphate ABC transporter ATP-binding protein PstB — protein sequence MADTKTIDNLEIKEDDLEIISEEKVLSKPKKVAFSKRDNVIEIENVNFYYNSGAKQALFDINMKIKENTVTAFIGPSGCGKSTLLRSINRMNDLVDNTAIDGKIIVNGRNIYESGTDVVKLRTEVGMVFQKANPFPMSIYDNVAFGPRNQGVTDKNALNQIVEDSLRKAALWDDVKDYLKDSALGLSGGQQQRLCIARAIAMRPKILLMDEPTSALDPIATLKVEELILKLKEEYTIVIVTHSMAQATRVSDFTAFFLQGQLIEHDRTKKIFTNPKNQKTEDYISGRFG from the coding sequence ATGGCAGACACAAAGACAATAGATAATTTAGAAATAAAAGAAGATGATTTAGAAATTATTAGTGAAGAAAAAGTCTTAAGCAAACCAAAAAAAGTTGCATTCTCAAAAAGAGATAATGTTATAGAAATTGAAAATGTAAATTTTTATTACAATAGTGGTGCAAAACAAGCATTGTTTGATATTAATATGAAAATTAAAGAAAATACTGTTACTGCTTTTATTGGGCCTTCGGGTTGTGGTAAGTCAACTTTACTAAGATCAATTAACAGAATGAATGATTTAGTTGATAACACTGCAATTGATGGAAAAATAATTGTTAATGGAAGAAACATTTATGAATCAGGAACTGATGTTGTTAAATTGAGAACTGAAGTAGGAATGGTATTTCAAAAAGCCAATCCATTTCCAATGTCAATTTATGACAATGTTGCTTTTGGTCCAAGAAATCAAGGAGTAACAGATAAGAATGCCTTAAATCAAATTGTAGAAGACTCATTAAGAAAAGCTGCACTTTGAGATGATGTTAAAGATTATTTAAAAGATTCAGCTCTTGGATTGAGTGGAGGACAACAACAAAGATTATGTATTGCTCGTGCAATTGCAATGCGTCCAAAAATTTTATTAATGGATGAACCAACAAGTGCGCTTGATCCAATTGCTACTTTAAAAGTTGAAGAACTTATATTAAAATTAAAAGAAGAGTATACAATAGTAATAGTGACACACTCAATGGCACAAGCAACAAGGGTAAGTGATTTTACAGCGTTCTTTTTACAGGGGCAATTAATTGAACACGATAGAACTAA
- the pstA gene encoding phosphate ABC transporter permease PstA, with product MKKTVDPKQIKSMPKTKLSKIDMTSKWSIITITTVTLLILAILVSFILYKSIPAFQYFGFFKFIFGSNWAPGKDNAGNYGIFKIILSTIMMLFIALLFAIPLTIFSSLFITEYLSGKLKKFVITIIQLLAGIPSVVFGLFALDQIGPIFVKMGAPTGGNMMTASFTLAFMALPTMITLSINAIEGVSEGYRLASLGLGMTKEKTTFGVVLVSAMPKVITAIITGVARIIGETMAVILIAGNSSQGLNTNDGFLGFIFSSIRTLAGTIGLEMLENHGTQHESALYAIGLILFFVVIIINLLIIAIGSLNNKKTKSIKNIKHKKVKGIKNHYKFDSYKLTVLVQTHTEKRFRKKLESGILKTLMITSTAIIVGFTSWIILTVFVKGIIGFDPGAFIEISGQRAGIFATILTTMMLVVGTILFAIPLALFVAIYLAEYAQKGSRFAKTIRFAINVLASTPSIVFGVFGLSLFVVLMGIPMSIFASSLTMTIVILPSLISSFEDSITNVPDAYREAAYGMGLTKTGVIMKVVIPNAMQGLMTGTILAVARIIGESAPVYLTLGTSVRMPTEGFFSSGATLTTQIYMMAAEGSDPATLGVAYQLALVTIVMVLGLNWFSKYVAKKLDPGYKKIGFRAYWKLQYTKIVKHNYKGDFIAIGHWFRARARKIKNAFNFKRLKIHMKNSKTRNSIIKNITKEAKENGRHKDNR from the coding sequence ATGAAAAAAACTGTTGACCCCAAACAAATTAAAAGTATGCCAAAGACTAAGCTGTCAAAAATTGATATGACTTCAAAATGAAGTATTATTACAATTACAACCGTGACATTACTTATTCTTGCAATTTTAGTTTCATTTATTTTATATAAATCAATTCCTGCTTTTCAATACTTTGGATTCTTTAAATTTATTTTTGGATCAAATTGAGCACCAGGAAAAGATAATGCTGGAAATTATGGAATATTTAAAATAATCTTATCAACGATTATGATGCTATTTATTGCATTACTATTTGCAATTCCATTAACAATCTTTAGTTCATTATTTATTACAGAATATCTTTCTGGAAAATTAAAAAAATTTGTAATTACAATTATTCAATTATTAGCAGGTATCCCTTCAGTTGTTTTTGGTTTATTTGCACTTGATCAAATTGGTCCAATCTTTGTAAAGATGGGTGCACCAACTGGGGGAAACATGATGACTGCAAGTTTCACACTTGCATTCATGGCTTTACCAACAATGATTACACTTTCAATTAATGCAATTGAAGGAGTAAGTGAAGGTTATCGTTTAGCTTCATTAGGTTTAGGAATGACAAAAGAAAAAACAACTTTTGGAGTTGTTTTAGTTAGTGCTATGCCAAAAGTTATTACAGCAATCATTACTGGAGTTGCAAGAATTATTGGAGAAACTATGGCAGTTATTTTAATTGCTGGAAACTCATCACAAGGTTTAAACACAAATGATGGTTTCTTAGGTTTTATTTTCTCTTCAATTAGAACCTTGGCTGGAACAATTGGATTAGAAATGTTAGAAAATCACGGAACTCAACATGAGTCAGCACTTTATGCAATTGGTCTAATTTTATTCTTTGTGGTTATTATTATTAACTTATTAATTATTGCAATTGGAAGTTTAAATAATAAAAAAACAAAAAGTATTAAAAATATTAAACATAAAAAAGTTAAGGGAATTAAAAATCATTATAAATTTGATTCTTATAAGTTAACTGTTTTAGTTCAGACACATACAGAAAAAAGATTTCGAAAAAAACTTGAAAGTGGAATTTTAAAAACATTAATGATAACTTCAACAGCTATCATTGTTGGTTTCACCAGTTGAATTATTTTAACAGTTTTTGTTAAAGGAATAATTGGCTTTGATCCAGGAGCATTTATTGAAATATCTGGACAACGTGCTGGAATATTTGCAACTATCTTAACAACCATGATGTTGGTTGTTGGTACTATTTTATTTGCAATTCCTTTAGCATTGTTTGTGGCAATTTATTTAGCAGAATATGCTCAAAAAGGAAGTCGTTTTGCAAAGACAATTCGTTTTGCAATTAACGTTCTTGCTTCAACTCCAAGTATTGTTTTTGGGGTATTTGGTTTAAGTTTATTTGTTGTATTGATGGGAATTCCAATGTCAATTTTTGCATCAAGTTTAACAATGACAATCGTTATCTTACCTTCATTAATTAGTTCATTTGAAGATTCAATCACTAATGTTCCAGATGCATATCGTGAAGCTGCATATGGAATGGGATTAACAAAAACTGGAGTAATTATGAAAGTTGTAATTCCAAATGCAATGCAAGGATTAATGACAGGAACTATTTTAGCTGTTGCAAGAATTATTGGTGAATCTGCTCCTGTTTATTTAACTTTGGGTACATCTGTAAGAATGCCAACAGAAGGATTCTTCTCTTCTGGTGCAACATTGACAACTCAAATTTATATGATGGCAGCTGAAGGAAGCGATCCAGCAACTTTGGGAGTTGCATATCAATTAGCTCTAGTTACAATTGTTATGGTATTGGGATTAAATTGATTTAGTAAATATGTTGCTAAAAAATTAGATCCTGGATATAAGAAAATTGGCTTTAGAGCATATTGAAAATTACAATATACAAAAATTGTAAAACACAATTATAAAGGTGACTTTATTGCAATTGGTCATTGATTTAGAGCAAGAGCAAGAAAAATTAAAAATGCATTTAACTTTAAGCGTTTAAAAATTCATATGAAAAATTCAAAAACAAGAAACTCAATTATTAAAAATATTACAAAGGAGGCAAAAGAAAATGGCAGACACAAAGACAATAGATAA
- the ptsS gene encoding phosphate ABC transporter substrate-binding protein, giving the protein MSKKLSIILISIFSVMVGLWIWSFVAPKNYVILGGSTSVNPFMQHYTKTYYEETGQDFIYNSTGSQAGVSGVEKEMYGAGFISKDVTDATLTDGYTFLDATGIETEFSEAQNFKETMNKLEILGSEQGKHNSYVGFEFALDAIVIIYKAPTWFTEQYEDKFNFKLENKTENALKEIYNGGYTWAQLARDIDGGANVPPNSNERITTFTREDGSGTRSAFSDLTGIKTMDTSNVVNSNGAMLENISSSGNAIGYVSYAFIKQITKESGVRVAGINDKKLGNPADAEENGEWEFAMKLNGDQFEFDMSKTNEEFIKDEDGYEFKRPFVSIYNTHSKHFNSLVDFFAEMIMAFDPKNPSNNFYQAIQQDFKDEGLVATFKLKQGQGE; this is encoded by the coding sequence ATGAGCAAGAAATTAAGTATCATTTTAATTTCAATCTTTTCTGTAATGGTGGGTTTATGGATTTGATCTTTTGTTGCACCTAAAAATTATGTAATTTTAGGTGGAAGTACAAGTGTCAATCCATTTATGCAGCATTATACAAAAACTTATTACGAAGAGACTGGTCAAGACTTTATTTATAATTCAACAGGTAGTCAAGCTGGAGTCAGTGGTGTTGAAAAAGAAATGTATGGAGCTGGTTTCATTTCAAAAGATGTAACTGATGCAACATTAACTGATGGATACACATTTTTAGATGCAACAGGTATTGAAACAGAATTTTCAGAAGCACAAAATTTTAAAGAAACTATGAATAAATTAGAAATTTTAGGTTCTGAACAAGGAAAACATAATTCATATGTTGGCTTTGAATTTGCTTTAGATGCTATTGTAATTATTTATAAAGCACCAACTTGATTTACAGAACAATATGAAGATAAATTTAATTTTAAATTAGAGAATAAAACTGAAAATGCACTTAAAGAAATTTATAATGGTGGTTATACTTGAGCACAACTTGCAAGAGACATTGATGGTGGAGCAAATGTTCCTCCAAATTCAAATGAAAGAATTACAACTTTTACAAGAGAAGATGGTTCAGGAACACGAAGTGCTTTTAGTGATTTAACTGGTATTAAGACTATGGACACATCAAACGTAGTAAATTCAAATGGTGCTATGCTTGAAAATATTTCAAGTAGTGGAAATGCTATTGGATATGTTTCATATGCTTTTATAAAACAAATAACAAAAGAATCTGGAGTTAGAGTTGCTGGGATCAATGATAAAAAATTAGGTAATCCAGCTGATGCAGAGGAAAATGGTGAATGAGAATTTGCTATGAAACTAAATGGTGATCAATTTGAATTTGATATGAGTAAAACAAATGAAGAATTTATAAAAGATGAAGATGGTTATGAATTTAAAAGACCATTTGTATCAATTTACAATACTCATAGTAAACATTTTAATTCATTAGTAGACTTCTTTGCAGAAATGATAATGGCATTTGATCCAAAAAATCCATCAAATAATTTTTATCAAGCAATTCAACAAGACTTTAAAGATGAAGGACTTGTAGCAACTTTTAAATTAAAGCAAGGGCAAGGTGAGTAA
- a CDS encoding chromosome segregation protein SMC, with product MIFLKRIEAFGFKSFAEPTTLNYDFAMTGIVGPNGSGKSNITDAIMWALGEQSSKSLRGDSMEDIVFSGSSDRKGLNMAEVTLVFDNSKRAFSSLDYNEVSITRKYFKITKESEYYINGAKVRLKDIQDVALETGLTKSSLAIISQGSISTFVESSPEQRRRLFDEAAGVARYKKRKEEAIRKLIRSQENLDRLNDIINEIERKLPSLKRQSKKALEYQTKFDELKQIEVAVLVKDIQLYKQRINELNDEKIEMKTKISSLEKEIQTKSDEFNNINRSSFEKEKELSKLNREYTKIVDEIGKLKVSRISLESKKSKVDIDDKEFRISDLKNKAKELEIKLNSEEQKLSKLLADKVEKRTNLDSLSKERFDINSKLDYIRKDAAKIETSLETLNMRKNSHEGLFEGVKNILENKKVLSGIIGTVQDVINVDKEYEIAASSILQNSLQNIVANNSSDVKQAIEFLKSNKAGYATFLPLDTLKANFISSDMRFAIQKADGFIGFANELIKTEKKYQIVLDYLLANHIVVKKYDNAIEIAKLTNYKFHIVTLDGERVLPHGAIVGGSRKVKNNLLNESVKISELEIQKQNLDLLEKELIEKVAQLSDKIEIHREEIQEIQIAIGASKQSTEIIERETAEVREEYRILTGKELNGSEQGFQSVDEQIIEIIEQISKQESLKEEIQQQINVLRSIKDKSNDRQNTLNSVIDEDRIMLSALKDQYSKITTDGLLMFEKQSSAQERLAQNYNLTYEAALELESTSIEDEQTTRDRINKLRNEIKSLGNVNLDSIEEYEEENQRYETYVSQTNDVLESINNLKEAINDMDEQMIVQFKKIIKDVNNALPNTFATLFGGGSANLIYTNPDDILNSGIDIKISPPGKKISNLNLLSGGEKSMVALSVLFSILKVKPIPLVILDEVEAPLDIANVERFAKYIKTFTTGTQFMIVTHRIGTMENCDILFGATMQQKGITKLVQIKLVEAKQMSNSN from the coding sequence ATGATATTTTTAAAACGTATTGAAGCGTTTGGTTTTAAGTCTTTTGCTGAACCAACCACTTTAAACTATGATTTTGCTATGACAGGGATTGTTGGTCCTAATGGTTCGGGTAAATCAAATATTACTGATGCAATTATGTGAGCTTTAGGAGAACAATCTTCTAAATCACTTCGTGGAGATTCAATGGAAGACATTGTTTTTTCTGGAAGTAGTGATCGCAAAGGCTTAAATATGGCAGAAGTCACTCTTGTTTTTGACAATAGTAAACGAGCATTTAGCTCTTTAGATTATAATGAAGTATCAATTACACGTAAGTATTTTAAAATAACAAAAGAATCTGAATATTATATTAATGGTGCCAAAGTTAGATTAAAAGATATTCAAGATGTTGCTCTTGAAACTGGTTTAACTAAGTCAAGTTTGGCAATTATTTCACAAGGTTCAATTTCAACATTTGTTGAATCAAGTCCAGAACAAAGAAGAAGACTATTTGACGAAGCTGCTGGAGTTGCAAGATACAAAAAAAGAAAAGAAGAAGCAATTCGTAAATTAATTAGAAGTCAAGAAAACTTGGATCGCTTAAATGACATTATTAATGAAATTGAAAGAAAATTACCAAGTTTAAAGAGACAATCTAAAAAGGCTTTAGAATATCAAACAAAGTTTGATGAACTAAAGCAAATTGAAGTTGCAGTTTTAGTTAAAGATATTCAATTATATAAACAAAGAATTAATGAATTAAATGATGAAAAAATTGAAATGAAAACAAAAATTTCTTCATTAGAAAAAGAAATTCAAACAAAGTCAGATGAATTTAATAATATCAATAGATCAAGTTTTGAAAAAGAAAAAGAACTTTCAAAATTAAACCGTGAATATACAAAAATTGTTGATGAAATTGGAAAACTTAAAGTTTCAAGAATTAGTTTAGAATCAAAAAAATCAAAAGTTGATATTGATGATAAAGAATTTAGAATTAGTGATTTAAAAAATAAAGCAAAAGAGCTTGAAATTAAACTTAATTCAGAAGAGCAAAAATTATCAAAATTACTTGCAGATAAAGTAGAAAAAAGAACTAATCTTGATAGTTTAAGTAAAGAAAGATTTGATATCAATTCAAAATTAGACTACATAAGAAAAGATGCAGCAAAAATTGAAACAAGTTTAGAAACATTAAATATGAGAAAAAATTCTCATGAAGGTTTATTTGAAGGTGTTAAAAATATTTTAGAAAATAAAAAAGTGCTTTCTGGAATTATTGGAACAGTTCAAGATGTAATTAATGTTGATAAAGAATATGAAATTGCAGCTTCAAGTATTTTACAAAACTCATTACAAAATATTGTTGCCAACAATTCTTCTGATGTAAAACAAGCAATTGAATTTTTAAAATCAAATAAAGCAGGTTATGCAACATTCTTACCACTTGATACATTAAAAGCAAATTTTATTTCAAGTGATATGCGTTTTGCAATTCAAAAAGCAGATGGTTTTATTGGTTTTGCAAATGAATTGATCAAAACAGAAAAAAAATATCAAATAGTTTTAGATTATTTACTGGCAAATCATATTGTTGTAAAAAAATATGATAATGCAATTGAAATTGCAAAATTGACAAATTACAAATTCCACATTGTGACTTTAGATGGTGAAAGAGTTTTACCACATGGAGCAATTGTTGGGGGAAGTCGTAAAGTTAAAAATAATTTATTAAATGAATCTGTAAAAATTTCTGAATTAGAAATTCAAAAACAAAATTTAGATTTATTAGAAAAAGAATTAATTGAAAAAGTTGCGCAGTTAAGTGACAAAATTGAAATTCATCGTGAAGAAATTCAAGAAATTCAAATTGCAATTGGTGCTTCAAAACAATCAACTGAAATTATTGAACGTGAAACTGCAGAAGTTAGAGAAGAATATCGTATTTTAACTGGAAAAGAATTAAATGGTTCTGAACAAGGTTTCCAATCAGTTGATGAACAAATTATTGAAATCATTGAACAAATTTCAAAACAAGAAAGCTTAAAAGAAGAAATTCAACAACAAATTAATGTTCTACGTTCTATTAAAGATAAATCAAATGATAGACAAAATACATTAAACTCTGTGATCGATGAAGATAGAATAATGCTTTCTGCTTTAAAAGACCAATATTCAAAAATTACAACTGATGGTTTATTAATGTTTGAAAAACAATCATCAGCTCAAGAGAGATTGGCTCAAAATTATAATTTAACTTATGAGGCAGCTCTTGAATTAGAATCAACAAGTATTGAAGATGAACAAACAACAAGAGATCGTATTAATAAATTAAGAAATGAAATTAAGTCTCTTGGAAATGTTAATCTTGATTCAATCGAAGAATATGAAGAAGAAAATCAAAGATATGAAACATATGTTTCACAAACAAATGATGTTCTTGAATCAATTAATAATTTAAAAGAAGCAATTAATGATATGGATGAACAAATGATTGTTCAATTCAAAAAAATTATTAAAGATGTTAATAATGCTCTTCCAAATACATTTGCAACATTATTTGGGGGAGGAAGTGCAAACTTAATTTATACAAATCCAGATGATATTTTAAATTCTGGAATTGATATTAAAATCTCACCACCTGGTAAAAAAATTAGTAATTTAAATTTATTATCTGGGGGAGAAAAATCAATGGTAGCACTTTCTGTTCTATTTTCAATCTTAAAAGTAAAACCAATACCGTTAGTAATTTTAGATGAGGTAGAAGCCCCATTAGATATTGCCAACGTTGAACGTTTTGCAAAATATATTAAAACATTTACAACAGGAACTCAATTTATGATCGTAACTCATAGAATTGGAACAATGGAAAATTGTGACATCCTATTTGGAGCAACAATGCAACAAAAAGGAATTACAAAGCTTGTACAAATTAAATTAGTAGAAGCAAAACAAATGAGTAATTCAAATTAG
- the rnc gene encoding ribonuclease III, with amino-acid sequence MIVKNFLKQFNIEVNSLDYYNEALTHNSYSNEHRLTKNYQRLEFLGDAILQMRVSEVLFKKYPKSNEGILTKYRSSIVRKETLAKFAQKIGLGQFIRLGVGELESKGYEKDSILSDVYESITAAIYLDAGAQALENWLNGTIFKDENTEIFLESIIDYKSELQELIQIEMRNELSYITVSQEKIEDNKTLFTVHCTLDGMVYGIGTGYNKKQAEQMSAKNALSKIKKVQ; translated from the coding sequence ATAATTGTGAAAAACTTTTTAAAACAATTTAATATTGAAGTTAATAGTTTAGATTATTATAATGAAGCTTTAACTCATAACTCATATTCAAATGAGCATCGATTAACAAAAAACTATCAAAGATTAGAATTTTTAGGTGATGCTATTTTACAAATGCGTGTTAGTGAAGTTTTGTTTAAAAAGTATCCAAAATCTAATGAAGGAATATTGACAAAATATCGCAGTTCAATAGTTAGAAAAGAAACTTTGGCTAAATTTGCTCAAAAAATTGGTTTGGGACAATTTATTCGTCTTGGTGTAGGAGAACTTGAATCTAAAGGATATGAAAAAGATTCTATCCTATCAGATGTTTATGAATCAATTACAGCTGCCATCTATTTAGATGCTGGAGCACAAGCTTTAGAAAACTGACTTAATGGCACAATCTTTAAAGATGAAAATACTGAAATATTTTTAGAATCAATTATTGATTACAAATCTGAGTTACAAGAACTAATTCAAATTGAAATGCGCAATGAACTTTCATATATTACTGTTAGTCAAGAAAAAATTGAGGACAATAAAACCTTATTTACTGTTCATTGTACACTTGATGGAATGGTTTATGGAATTGGAACAGGTTATAACAAAAAACAAGCAGAACAAATGTCTGCCAAGAATGCATTGTCAAAAATTAAGAAAGTTCAATAA
- the plsX gene encoding phosphate acyltransferase PlsX: MKTIAFDVMGSDNGLIPAVDAAIKLLGEQKDLKIIFVGDEATIKEALLKKKYNPEQVDFLNTSQVIEMTDGIMEIRRKKDSSMVRALELVNEGKADAITTGGATAPFIAGSFFILKQMEGVERPAFMPVIPTLIKDKITLLLDVGANLECDPQDIEKFAIMANAYSKAVRGIETPKIALLNIGEEKSKGLEVHKEAYKLLEANSELDFIGNIESRYITSGIADIIVADGLTGNIALKAIEGMAKNLLTEIKSAITKTFGRKLAALRLKGAFKEVAAKFDYKNHAGAILLGVNKIAFKSHGSSDVKSFYATLKMTYNAIKNDVLNRVKTALKVK; this comes from the coding sequence TTAAAAACAATTGCGTTTGACGTGATGGGTTCAGATAATGGTTTAATTCCAGCAGTTGATGCTGCTATTAAACTTTTAGGTGAGCAAAAAGACTTAAAAATCATATTTGTTGGAGATGAAGCTACAATTAAAGAGGCTTTATTGAAAAAGAAATATAACCCAGAACAAGTAGATTTTCTAAATACTAGTCAAGTTATTGAAATGACTGATGGAATTATGGAAATTAGAAGAAAGAAAGATTCTTCAATGGTTAGAGCACTTGAACTTGTAAATGAAGGAAAAGCAGATGCTATTACAACAGGAGGAGCAACTGCTCCATTTATTGCTGGAAGTTTTTTCATTTTAAAACAAATGGAAGGTGTGGAAAGACCAGCATTTATGCCTGTAATTCCCACATTAATAAAAGATAAAATTACTTTATTATTAGATGTTGGTGCTAACTTAGAATGTGATCCCCAAGATATTGAGAAATTTGCTATTATGGCAAATGCCTATTCAAAAGCTGTAAGAGGAATTGAAACACCAAAAATTGCATTATTAAATATTGGAGAAGAAAAATCAAAAGGTTTAGAAGTTCATAAAGAAGCTTATAAATTATTAGAAGCAAATAGTGAACTTGATTTTATTGGTAATATTGAATCAAGATATATTACTTCAGGAATAGCAGATATTATAGTAGCTGATGGTTTAACAGGAAATATTGCTTTAAAAGCAATAGAAGGAATGGCCAAAAACTTATTAACAGAAATTAAAAGTGCTATTACAAAAACTTTTGGTAGAAAATTGGCAGCTTTACGTTTAAAAGGTGCATTTAAAGAAGTTGCTGCTAAATTTGATTATAAAAATCATGCTGGAGCAATTTTACTTGGAGTAAATAAAATTGCTTTTAAATCTCATGGATCAAGTGATGTTAAATCATTTTATGCAACATTAAAAATGACATATAATGCAATTAAAAATGATGTTTTAAATAGAGTTAAAACAGCATTAAAGGTTAAATAA